From the Apis cerana isolate GH-2021 linkage group LG3, AcerK_1.0, whole genome shotgun sequence genome, one window contains:
- the LOC107998142 gene encoding leucine-rich repeat-containing protein 57 yields the protein MGNSGLKQHYETAKKTGTLKLSRRKLHEFPQNLLALAPLLRTLDLSENEFVHIPDNIGNFTLLKLLNVNHNKLTTLPEALGALTKLECLNASSNQIKTIPWSLSKLTRLKQINLSDNRITEFPPMFCDLKFLDVLDLSKNRITTIPDAAGALHIVELNLNQNQISTISEKLAECSRLKTLRLEENCLQLNAIPSKILKNSKISVLSVEGNLFEMKQFANLDGYDNYMERYTAVKKKLF from the coding sequence ATGGGAAACTCTGGTTTAAAACAGCATTACGAGACTGCAAAGAAAACCGGAACATTAAAATTGTCACGAAGAAAACTCCATGAATTTCCACAAAATTTATTAGCTTTGGCACCGTTGCTACGTACATTGGATTTATCGGAAAATGAATTTGTTCATATTCCCGATAATATtggtaattttacattattaaagcTATTGAATGTTAATCATAACAAATTGACAACTTTACCCGAAGCACTTGGAGCATTGACAAAATTAGAATGTTTAAATGCAAGCtcgaatcaaataaaaactatCCCATGGTCATTGTCAAAACTAACACGATTGAAACAAATCAACTTATCTGATAATCGTATAACCGAATTTCCTCCTATGTTTTGTGACTTAAAATTTCTGGATGTGTTAGATCTATCGAAGAATCGAATTACGACAATCCCTGATGCGGCTGGAGCGTTACATATAGTTGAACTTAACCTCAATCAGAATCAGATATCAACTATATCTGAGAAATTGGCGGAATGTTCGCGCCTAAAAACATTAAGActtgaagaaaattgtttacaaCTGAATGCAATACCtagtaaaattttgaaaaattctaaaatttcagtCCTGTCTGtcgaaggaaatttatttgaaatgaaacaatttgCTAATCTTGATGGTTATGATAACTATATGGAAAGATATACTGCTGTAAAGAAAAAACtcttttaa